In a single window of the Pyrococcus sp. NA2 genome:
- a CDS encoding cysteine desulfurase, with translation MKIPEDVRKDIPLTQEVIYFDNTATSLTPRPVIEAMNEYYLKYRANVHRGVHRLSQLATQKYEEARKIVADFINAKFEEIAFTKNTSESLNLVALGLEHMFKKGDKIVTTPYEHHSNLLPWQRLAKRKGVKLEFIEGDDEGNLDLADAEKKIKGAKLVAVQHVSNALGVIHEVEELGKLAKEEGAIFVVDAAQSVGHMEVDVKKLHADFLAFSGHKGPMGPTGIGVLYINEEFFETFDPPLIGGGTIEDVELCCYKLTEPPERFEAGTPNIGGAIGLAAGIKYIERIGLDKIEKQERKLVKRTTEGLDELEIPWYGPRNLDKHAGVVSFNVPPLHPHDVASVLDEHKIMVRSGHHCALPVMKRLKINGTVRASFHVYNSLEEVETFLGVLEDLVKSLRAQRL, from the coding sequence GTGAAGATTCCTGAAGATGTTAGAAAGGACATTCCCCTCACTCAAGAGGTCATATACTTCGATAATACTGCAACGTCACTAACGCCAAGGCCCGTAATAGAGGCCATGAATGAGTACTATCTTAAATATAGGGCAAACGTTCATAGGGGAGTTCACAGATTATCTCAGCTTGCAACTCAAAAATATGAAGAGGCTAGGAAGATAGTTGCTGATTTCATAAATGCTAAGTTTGAGGAGATTGCATTCACAAAAAACACAAGTGAGAGTTTAAATCTTGTCGCCTTGGGATTGGAGCATATGTTTAAGAAGGGGGACAAAATAGTTACAACTCCCTATGAACATCATTCCAACCTGTTACCATGGCAGAGACTGGCCAAGAGGAAGGGAGTTAAGCTTGAGTTCATAGAAGGGGACGACGAGGGTAATCTTGATTTGGCAGATGCGGAAAAGAAGATCAAGGGTGCAAAACTCGTTGCCGTTCAACACGTTTCCAATGCCCTCGGAGTCATTCACGAGGTGGAAGAGCTTGGAAAGCTAGCCAAGGAGGAGGGTGCGATATTTGTAGTCGACGCTGCACAGAGCGTTGGACACATGGAAGTCGATGTTAAAAAATTGCATGCGGATTTCCTGGCATTCTCTGGACATAAAGGGCCTATGGGGCCAACGGGAATAGGAGTCCTCTATATCAACGAGGAGTTCTTTGAGACGTTTGATCCTCCCCTCATAGGCGGTGGGACTATAGAGGATGTTGAGCTATGTTGCTACAAGCTTACTGAACCACCAGAGAGATTCGAGGCTGGAACTCCAAATATAGGTGGAGCAATAGGTCTAGCAGCTGGTATAAAGTATATAGAGAGGATAGGGCTTGATAAGATAGAGAAGCAGGAAAGGAAGCTCGTCAAGAGAACTACTGAAGGTCTAGATGAGCTCGAAATTCCATGGTATGGGCCCAGAAATTTAGATAAGCACGCTGGAGTCGTCAGCTTTAACGTTCCTCCTCTCCATCCGCATGATGTTGCCTCAGTTTTGGATGAGCACAAGATAATGGTCAGGAGCGGTCATCACTGTGCCTTGCCGGTAATGAAGAGACTTAAGATCAATGGAACGGTGAGGGCTTCATTCCATGTCTATAATAGCCTAGAAGAAGTTGAAACTTTCCTGGGAGTCCTTGAAGATCTTGTTAAATCTCTAAGAGCTCAAAGACTTTAG
- a CDS encoding DUF257 family protein, with protein MKSRDLSDLFKVGETVLVEYTGTSRPELFLYHLVTSSGLPVVIDDVLDTYYEFYTRLKVSGVDVTPLEDVRVIKMGGTRDVGKVLGRLNISKYIISEKEYMAIIKQIGEYPFLNPVLGVHKLVLLGNILENMNIVKMVSNYVGNKERVAFYFINKNVILKHSPPLLDLLEEVATSVIEVTDSGIIVKKSIKNGAGGKIISLFLNQDSR; from the coding sequence ATGAAAAGTAGGGACTTAAGTGACTTGTTCAAAGTTGGTGAGACTGTGTTAGTTGAATACACTGGGACATCTAGACCGGAATTGTTTCTCTACCACTTAGTTACAAGTTCAGGACTTCCAGTAGTGATTGACGATGTGCTCGACACATATTACGAATTTTATACGAGGTTGAAAGTTAGCGGAGTTGATGTAACACCTTTGGAAGATGTTAGGGTTATAAAGATGGGAGGAACTAGGGATGTAGGGAAAGTCCTTGGGAGGCTCAACATCAGTAAGTATATAATAAGCGAAAAGGAGTACATGGCAATAATTAAGCAAATAGGTGAGTACCCATTTCTTAACCCAGTTCTAGGTGTGCATAAACTTGTGCTCCTTGGAAACATCTTGGAGAACATGAACATAGTTAAGATGGTTTCAAACTATGTTGGGAACAAGGAGAGGGTAGCATTTTACTTCATAAATAAGAACGTAATTCTGAAACACTCTCCCCCACTTTTAGACCTGTTGGAGGAGGTTGCTACCTCTGTAATTGAGGTCACTGATTCTGGAATTATAGTTAAGAAATCTATAAAAAACGGAGCTGGAGGGAAGATAATCTCTCTGTTCCTCAATCAAGACTCTAGATGA
- a CDS encoding TldD/PmbA family protein, translating to MIENIEVLTKILDELNVEWEIYWGRASSLTIKFRKIKDKREVERGTFRVSSGIGLRVLVNGRVGFSYVSGSKFSEKDLQNLVRRAYKIAKIAGSNYPGFPQPGKYPKVRGLYDKRISSIQPESLVEIGMSLIDVEQNAEASISISEGARGIINSNGIEAEEKGTSISFGTYIFEKGKGSGEHSKTFRSLPNLEKEIDRVREIASWEFELSKNATKLNGYEGEIIFEPKALISLLSLFLPNVSAKNVYLKRSRFEKLGLMVASESFTMIDDPTIDGGIGSYSFDGEGVPGRRKYIIREGILESFLSDQKYGMLIGMESTGNAVRSYASQPEISTSNLIIPPGSEEFEEGVVVRSVYGEHTANPVTGDFSLNIELGYILRGGDVEPFKGNMIVGNVFEMLRNITGIGKEVEILDDFISPKVAMPSKII from the coding sequence GTGATTGAAAATATTGAAGTACTTACTAAGATACTTGATGAACTGAATGTCGAGTGGGAAATTTACTGGGGAAGGGCCTCTTCTCTTACAATAAAATTTAGGAAAATTAAAGACAAAAGAGAGGTTGAGAGGGGAACTTTTAGAGTTTCTAGTGGAATAGGCTTAAGAGTCCTTGTAAATGGTAGAGTCGGGTTCTCTTATGTTTCTGGATCGAAATTTAGCGAGAAAGATCTTCAAAATCTTGTGAGGAGGGCTTATAAGATTGCAAAGATTGCTGGATCAAATTATCCTGGTTTTCCTCAGCCAGGGAAATATCCAAAAGTTAGGGGTCTATACGATAAAAGGATTAGTAGCATTCAACCGGAGAGTTTAGTTGAGATTGGGATGAGCTTAATTGATGTTGAGCAGAATGCAGAGGCTTCTATTTCTATCTCAGAAGGTGCCAGAGGGATTATTAATTCGAATGGAATAGAAGCAGAGGAAAAGGGAACTTCAATATCCTTTGGTACCTACATCTTTGAGAAGGGAAAGGGGAGTGGGGAACATTCTAAGACATTTAGATCATTGCCAAATTTGGAGAAAGAGATTGATAGGGTGAGAGAAATTGCTAGTTGGGAATTTGAGTTGAGCAAAAATGCCACCAAACTGAATGGATATGAGGGGGAGATAATATTCGAGCCAAAGGCTTTAATATCTTTACTTTCGCTGTTTCTGCCAAATGTCTCAGCAAAAAATGTCTACTTAAAAAGGAGCAGATTTGAGAAACTTGGCCTTATGGTTGCGTCTGAAAGCTTTACAATGATTGATGATCCAACAATTGATGGTGGAATTGGAAGTTACAGTTTTGATGGAGAAGGCGTTCCAGGGAGAAGAAAGTACATCATAAGGGAGGGTATTTTGGAGTCCTTTCTCTCCGACCAGAAGTACGGCATGTTAATAGGAATGGAAAGTACTGGAAATGCCGTTAGAAGTTATGCTTCACAGCCTGAAATATCCACTAGCAACCTGATAATTCCTCCGGGGAGCGAGGAATTCGAAGAGGGCGTGGTTGTAAGGAGCGTTTACGGTGAACACACTGCAAACCCCGTAACTGGAGATTTCTCACTCAACATCGAGTTGGGGTATATCTTAAGAGGTGGTGATGTTGAGCCATTCAAAGGTAATATGATTGTTGGAAATGTATTCGAAATGTTAAGAAATATAACTGGAATTGGGAAAGAAGTTGAAATTTTAGATGATTTTATCTCACCAAAGGTTGCCATGCCCTCAAAGATTATTTAA
- a CDS encoding ECF transporter S component, producing the protein MSRARLIAFTAVMVALSLILEILPLKVRTPWGMNIDLVAVPIIALYLILGFKAGLFGLVAMTLGLFIISGPNTLGIGPTMKFFATLSVLLGLEISKRLTGRPGITYFLLAFLFASIIRDVLMIILNYYFALPLFLKMLGYEITSRHDVIRIVEEMTKVPFWLAIALPNTIQTAVDIFVAAPVIKRVHLES; encoded by the coding sequence ATGAGCAGGGCAAGGTTAATAGCATTTACTGCTGTGATGGTTGCGTTAAGTCTCATACTGGAGATACTACCTTTAAAGGTTAGGACTCCATGGGGAATGAACATAGATTTGGTTGCAGTTCCAATAATAGCCCTCTACCTTATATTGGGATTTAAGGCTGGACTCTTTGGATTGGTTGCAATGACATTAGGTCTATTCATAATCTCGGGCCCAAACACCCTTGGAATAGGCCCAACAATGAAGTTCTTCGCAACATTATCCGTACTTCTCGGACTTGAAATCTCCAAGAGATTAACGGGGAGACCAGGAATAACGTACTTTCTCCTAGCATTCCTATTTGCGAGCATCATAAGGGATGTCCTAATGATAATCCTCAACTATTACTTCGCCCTTCCACTCTTTCTAAAGATGCTAGGCTATGAGATAACCTCCAGACATGATGTTATTAGGATAGTGGAAGAAATGACAAAGGTGCCCTTCTGGCTTGCGATTGCATTGCCAAATACGATACAGACGGCAGTTGACATATTTGTGGCAGCTCCAGTTATAAAAAGGGTTCATCTAGAGTCTTGA
- a CDS encoding HAD family hydrolase: protein MIKLITFDVWNTLLDLNLMLDEFSYQLAKISGLCVADVVNAVIDVRNELKKLRAQASEDPRRVLTGSQEMLAEKLDIDIEIVKRATARAVLNVDERLVLDGALDVLRLTKEHGLKSAVLGNVMFWPGSYTRLLLERFRLMEFIDKTFFADEVLSYKPRREMFEKVFKAFNVKPEEALHVGDTYAEDYQGARRAGMWAVWINYDGNEVKKIEERGFEIPNIKELPKVFELLEI from the coding sequence ATGATTAAACTGATAACATTTGATGTTTGGAACACCTTGCTAGACTTGAACTTAATGTTAGACGAGTTCTCCTACCAATTGGCAAAGATCTCAGGACTATGCGTTGCCGATGTTGTTAATGCAGTCATCGACGTAAGGAATGAATTAAAGAAGTTAAGGGCCCAAGCATCTGAAGATCCGAGAAGAGTTTTAACTGGAAGTCAAGAAATGCTAGCAGAGAAACTTGACATTGACATTGAGATAGTGAAGAGGGCAACCGCAAGAGCAGTTCTAAACGTTGACGAGAGGTTAGTTCTAGACGGAGCTCTCGATGTTCTAAGGTTAACTAAAGAACATGGGCTTAAGAGTGCCGTTCTGGGAAACGTGATGTTTTGGCCAGGCTCGTACACAAGGTTGCTCCTTGAGAGATTCAGACTCATGGAGTTCATAGATAAAACTTTCTTTGCCGATGAGGTGTTAAGCTATAAGCCAAGGAGAGAGATGTTCGAGAAAGTGTTCAAAGCCTTCAATGTTAAGCCTGAAGAGGCATTGCACGTTGGGGATACGTATGCTGAAGACTATCAAGGTGCTAGAAGAGCTGGAATGTGGGCTGTATGGATAAACTATGATGGAAATGAAGTTAAAAAGATTGAGGAGAGGGGATTTGAGATTCCAAACATTAAAGAGTTGCCTAAAGTCTTTGAGCTCTTAGAGATTTAA